The proteins below come from a single Pseudomonadota bacterium genomic window:
- a CDS encoding DUF6776 family protein: MIALAAVGASFESGRRIGLGEWKRGAQELELLVQQSEERERDNQRLRRELANLTTSRGVERQAQEEVRAMLVDLERQVQSQREELDFYRTIVSPDDGVAGLRIQDFRVRPGAQGSVYHLQLVLVQAAKHDKPVAGNVEFTIEGVASGRPAVLKAQELAGGEAVASLAFSFRYFKDLEQNVVLPPDFIPDRVVVEVSPEDDPDRAIRQSFDWSAKSS; this comes from the coding sequence ATGATCGCGCTTGCCGCCGTGGGCGCTTCTTTCGAGTCCGGTCGCCGCATCGGCCTAGGGGAGTGGAAGCGGGGCGCTCAGGAGCTTGAGCTACTGGTGCAACAGTCAGAAGAGCGGGAGCGAGACAATCAGCGGCTGCGGCGCGAGCTGGCTAACCTGACCACCTCGCGCGGCGTGGAGCGCCAGGCTCAGGAGGAGGTCCGGGCGATGTTGGTAGACCTGGAGCGCCAGGTACAGAGCCAGCGGGAGGAGTTGGACTTCTATCGCACGATCGTCTCACCGGACGATGGCGTTGCAGGACTGCGGATCCAGGATTTTAGAGTGCGCCCCGGGGCTCAGGGCAGCGTATACCACTTGCAGCTGGTGCTCGTCCAGGCAGCAAAGCACGATAAGCCTGTGGCCGGTAATGTAGAGTTCACGATAGAAGGGGTAGCTTCTGGCCGGCCCGCGGTGCTGAAAGCGCAGGAGCTGGCTGGCGGTGAAGCAGTCGCATCGTTGGCGTTCTCTTTCCGCTACTTCAAGGATCTGGAGCAGAACGTGGTGCTGCCGCCAGACTTCATCCCGGATCGCGTAGTGGTCGAGGTGAGTCCCGAGGACGATCCCGATCGCGCCATCCGGCAATCTTTCGACTGGTCTGCGAAAAGCAGCTGA